Proteins co-encoded in one Terriglobales bacterium genomic window:
- a CDS encoding NAD-dependent epimerase/dehydratase family protein, whose translation MAASAITGWKILVSGASGFIGSALCPLLTGAGAKVTRLVRARPRDDSEIPWDAAGAMAGERLEGFDAVLHLAGETITGRWSAAKKQRILESRAQGTQTLATALAQCQRKPRVLV comes from the coding sequence GTGGCCGCGAGCGCAATTACGGGCTGGAAGATCCTGGTCAGCGGAGCTTCGGGGTTCATCGGCTCCGCTCTTTGTCCCCTCCTCACGGGGGCCGGGGCCAAGGTCACGCGCCTGGTGCGAGCGCGGCCGCGTGATGACTCCGAGATTCCCTGGGACGCTGCTGGCGCGATGGCCGGCGAACGGCTCGAAGGTTTCGACGCCGTGTTGCATCTGGCCGGGGAAACCATTACCGGCCGCTGGAGCGCAGCCAAGAAGCAGCGCATCCTCGAGAGTCGCGCGCAGGGCACGCAAACGCTTGCGACCGCCCTTGCGCAATGTCAGCGCAAGCCCAGGGTGTTGGTC
- a CDS encoding helix-turn-helix transcriptional regulator — protein sequence MKNRLRVLRAERDWSQAELAERLGVSRQTVNAIEVGKYDPSLPLAFAIARLFGQAIEQIFEPDGSWPGGPRVPGST from the coding sequence ATGAAGAACCGGCTGCGGGTCTTGCGGGCGGAGCGCGACTGGTCGCAGGCGGAGCTGGCCGAACGCCTGGGCGTTTCCCGGCAAACGGTCAACGCCATTGAAGTGGGCAAGTACGACCCCAGCCTGCCCCTGGCCTTCGCCATTGCGCGTTTGTTCGGTCAGGCGATTGAGCAGATTTTCGAGCCCGACGGCAGCTGGCCGGGCGGACCAAGGGTTCCAGGTTCGACCTAG
- a CDS encoding bifunctional (p)ppGpp synthetase/guanosine-3',5'-bis(diphosphate) 3'-pyrophosphohydrolase has protein sequence MATLRHQIATNVLTVTKFRDLLKKVRAYRPNDDLEIIRKAYDFSLKLHTGQSRASGEPYLVHPLSVATVLADLKLDATSIAAGLLHDAIEDTTVTATEIRQEFGEQVAHIVEGVTKISQIDFANREERQAENLRKMMLAMVDDIRVVLIKLADRLHNMRTLEHLPPERREKIARETLEIYAPIAHRLGMGKLRGELEDLAFQYVDPIAYDQVKRAVEKRRKQGDQFLEQVVEVIREKLKENGIEAKVDSRIKRLYSVSQKLQRQGIPVDQVYDLLAVRIITQSVKDCYAALGMIHNLWRPVQGRIKDFIAMPRPNLYQSLHTSVIAENGTPFEVQIRTEDMHKMAEEGISAHWKYKDGAVPARDEERLAWLRQLVEWQKEAQDPAEFLSTLKLDLYPEDVYTFTPKGKVVILPREATPVDFAYAIHTEVGHTCVGARVNGRMVPLRTRLRSGDIVEILTQAGHKPSRDWLTFVKSSRARNKIRHWLNVHQRERAIEIGRKLIEKEARKYRVALKGVEEKQFEQVASDYGLGRPEDLLAGIGYGKFPARQVLARLVPATAEPAEAPAEEKPGAFTSVMRRVFGGDSGAIKVKGQGDLLVYRARCCNPIRGEEIVGYVTRGKGVAVHARSCPNVTNLLYEPERRIDVEWAREGAAAYPVKLTVFCDDRPGMLKQITAIISDENTNIRNIEARAANSQATIDIVLDIDDLKHLEHLITALRQVAGIRDVQRVQKL, from the coding sequence ATGGCGACGCTGCGCCATCAGATCGCCACCAACGTCCTGACGGTCACGAAGTTCCGCGACCTGCTGAAGAAGGTCCGCGCCTACCGGCCCAACGACGACCTCGAGATCATCCGCAAAGCCTACGATTTCTCCCTCAAGCTGCACACCGGGCAGTCGCGGGCATCCGGCGAGCCCTACCTGGTGCATCCCTTGTCCGTGGCCACGGTGCTGGCCGACCTGAAACTGGACGCCACCTCCATCGCCGCCGGGCTGCTGCACGACGCCATCGAAGACACCACCGTCACCGCCACCGAGATCCGGCAGGAATTCGGCGAGCAGGTGGCGCACATCGTGGAAGGGGTCACCAAGATCAGCCAGATCGACTTCGCCAACCGCGAGGAGCGCCAGGCGGAGAACCTGCGCAAGATGATGCTGGCGATGGTGGACGACATCCGCGTCGTGCTCATCAAGCTGGCTGACCGCCTGCACAACATGCGCACCCTGGAGCACCTGCCGCCGGAGCGCCGGGAAAAGATCGCCAGGGAGACCCTGGAAATCTACGCGCCTATTGCTCACCGCCTGGGCATGGGCAAGCTGCGGGGCGAACTCGAGGACCTGGCCTTCCAATACGTCGATCCCATCGCTTACGACCAGGTAAAGCGGGCGGTGGAAAAGCGCCGCAAGCAGGGAGACCAGTTTCTGGAGCAAGTGGTGGAGGTCATCCGCGAGAAGCTGAAGGAGAACGGCATCGAGGCGAAAGTGGACAGCCGCATCAAGCGCCTCTACAGCGTTTCCCAGAAGCTGCAGCGGCAAGGCATCCCGGTGGACCAGGTGTATGACCTGCTGGCGGTGCGCATCATCACGCAGAGCGTGAAGGACTGCTACGCCGCGCTGGGCATGATCCACAACCTGTGGCGTCCGGTGCAGGGACGGATCAAGGACTTCATCGCCATGCCGCGGCCCAACCTTTACCAGTCGCTGCACACCAGCGTGATCGCGGAGAACGGCACCCCGTTCGAGGTGCAGATCCGCACCGAAGACATGCACAAAATGGCCGAGGAAGGCATCTCCGCTCACTGGAAGTACAAGGACGGGGCGGTGCCGGCGCGCGACGAAGAACGGCTGGCCTGGCTGCGGCAACTGGTGGAGTGGCAGAAAGAGGCGCAGGACCCCGCCGAATTCCTCTCCACGCTGAAACTCGACCTCTACCCGGAAGACGTCTACACCTTCACGCCCAAGGGCAAGGTGGTGATCCTGCCGCGCGAAGCGACGCCGGTGGACTTCGCCTACGCCATCCACACCGAAGTGGGCCACACCTGCGTGGGAGCGCGGGTGAACGGGCGCATGGTGCCGCTGCGGACGCGTCTGCGCTCCGGCGACATCGTGGAAATCCTGACTCAGGCGGGGCACAAGCCCAGTCGCGACTGGCTCACGTTCGTGAAGTCGTCGCGGGCGCGCAACAAGATCCGCCACTGGCTGAACGTGCACCAGCGCGAGCGGGCCATCGAGATCGGACGCAAGCTGATCGAGAAGGAAGCGCGCAAGTACCGCGTCGCGCTGAAGGGAGTGGAGGAGAAGCAGTTCGAGCAGGTGGCCTCGGATTACGGCCTGGGCCGGCCAGAGGATCTGCTGGCGGGCATTGGATACGGCAAGTTTCCCGCTCGGCAAGTCCTCGCGCGGCTGGTGCCGGCCACCGCCGAGCCCGCCGAAGCCCCGGCGGAAGAGAAGCCCGGGGCCTTCACCAGCGTCATGCGGCGGGTGTTCGGCGGCGACTCCGGAGCCATCAAGGTCAAGGGGCAGGGCGACCTGCTGGTGTACCGCGCCCGCTGCTGCAATCCCATCCGCGGCGAGGAGATCGTGGGCTACGTCACCCGCGGCAAAGGGGTGGCTGTGCATGCGCGGAGCTGTCCCAACGTGACCAACCTGCTCTACGAGCCGGAACGGCGGATCGACGTGGAATGGGCGCGCGAAGGCGCCGCCGCCTACCCGGTGAAGCTCACCGTCTTCTGCGATGACCGCCCCGGCATGCTGAAGCAGATCACCGCCATCATCAGCGACGAGAACACCAACATCCGCAACATCGAAGCCCGTGCCGCCAACAGCCAGGCCACCATCGATATCGTGCTCGATATCGACGACCTCAAGCACCTGGAGCACCTGATCACAGCCCTGCGCCAGGTGGCCGGCATAAGAGACGTGCAGCGGGTGCAGAAGCTGTGA
- a CDS encoding RidA family protein, protein MKVTVSTSDAPRAIGPYSQGIKAGGFVFVSGQIAIDPATGTVIAGDIRAQTERVLKNLAAILEAAGSSMEQVVKTTVFIKNMEDFASMNEVYARAFDLEPPARATVECSKLPKDVLVEIDAIAEA, encoded by the coding sequence ATGAAAGTCACGGTTTCCACCAGCGATGCACCCCGGGCCATCGGGCCCTACTCGCAGGGCATCAAGGCAGGCGGGTTCGTGTTTGTCTCCGGACAGATCGCCATCGATCCGGCCACCGGCACCGTGATTGCGGGCGATATACGGGCGCAGACCGAGCGCGTGCTCAAGAACCTGGCCGCCATCCTGGAGGCCGCGGGCAGCAGCATGGAACAGGTGGTGAAGACCACCGTGTTCATCAAGAACATGGAGGATTTCGCGTCCATGAACGAGGTCTATGCGCGGGCGTTCGATCTGGAGCCGCCGGCGCGCGCCACCGTCGAATGCTCCAAACTGCCCAAGGACGTGCTGGTGGAGATCGACGCCATCGCCGAGGCGTGA